Proteins found in one Synechococcus sp. LA31 genomic segment:
- a CDS encoding J domain-containing protein encodes MGFDPRQWPAGPRSSRPITGNVDALLEENAALKREVLRLRRLLDRYECLERDPRSHNRTVWVTPEQVQQWARQLTQQPGWSSLRAGDAAHGLQGLLDQLNRASFLPQLSLEERLDRLAPGLGHDLQAALSALRGKQLLAVMAAFALYGVSAREWLDDDPRRVVADLRQRCTSERRTRSDRRSTDRRSTERDTSGAEAWNDPSRAEAYRQLGLTWGATREAIKQAHRRLVKQHHPDMGGDAAVFRRVNAAYQLLIA; translated from the coding sequence ATGGGCTTTGATCCGCGCCAATGGCCCGCTGGTCCTCGTTCCTCACGGCCGATTACCGGCAATGTCGATGCCCTTTTGGAGGAAAACGCTGCACTGAAGCGGGAGGTGTTGCGGCTGCGGCGGCTCTTGGATCGCTATGAATGCCTGGAACGCGATCCCCGCTCGCACAACCGCACCGTCTGGGTCACACCCGAGCAGGTGCAGCAGTGGGCCCGGCAGCTCACTCAGCAACCCGGTTGGTCATCGCTGCGGGCTGGCGATGCCGCTCATGGTCTGCAGGGCTTGCTCGATCAGCTCAATCGCGCCAGTTTTCTGCCCCAGCTCAGCCTCGAGGAACGCCTCGATCGCTTGGCCCCTGGCCTGGGTCACGACCTGCAGGCCGCCCTGAGCGCCTTGCGAGGCAAGCAGCTGCTCGCTGTGATGGCGGCCTTTGCGCTCTACGGCGTCAGTGCCCGGGAATGGCTTGACGATGACCCGCGCCGGGTGGTGGCGGATCTGCGTCAACGCTGCACAAGTGAGCGCCGCACCCGCAGTGATCGACGCAGTACTGATCGACGCAGTACCGAGCGTGACACCAGCGGTGCAGAGGCATGGAACGATCCCAGCCGAGCCGAGGCTTACCGGCAGTTAGGCCTGACCTGGGGGGCGACGCGCGAGGCGATTAAGCAGGCCCACCGCCGTCTGGTGAAGCAGCATCACCCAGACATGGGCGGCGACGCGGCGGTATTTCGGCGGGTGAATGCCGCTTATCAGTTGCTGATCGCTTAA
- a CDS encoding DEAD/DEAH box helicase, whose product MLEKGYSQPSPIQAQCIPAVLEGRDVMAAAQTGTGKTAGFTLPMLERLRHGPHARSNVVRALVLTPTRELAAQVADNVAAYSRHLDLRSDVVFGGVKINPQMMRLRGGADVLVATPGRLMDLAQQHAVKLNRVEILVLDEADRMLDMGFIRDIQKILALLPAKRQNLLFSATFEASIKKLATGLLHNPVQLQATPENRTATTVEHLLHPCDMARKPDLLCHLIRSNNWQQVLVFSRTKHGANRIADRLTQEGMAAAAIHGNKSQGARTRALAGFKSGELRVLVATDIAARGIDIHQLPHVVNLDLPNQAEDYVHRIGRTGRAGCNGHAVSLVAAEEHELLRAIERLIGNPLPSQEIPGFERTIHSAPPLDLSGGRGRSGGGGRRGGGGRGPRGEGRSAPARPRQR is encoded by the coding sequence GTGCTCGAGAAGGGTTACAGCCAACCCTCGCCGATTCAGGCCCAGTGCATCCCGGCGGTGCTTGAAGGCCGCGACGTGATGGCGGCTGCCCAAACGGGCACTGGCAAAACCGCCGGCTTCACCCTGCCGATGCTGGAGCGGCTGCGCCACGGCCCCCACGCCCGCAGCAACGTGGTGCGGGCGTTGGTCCTAACCCCTACCCGCGAGCTGGCAGCCCAGGTGGCGGACAACGTGGCGGCCTATTCGCGCCACCTTGATTTGCGCTCGGATGTGGTGTTCGGCGGGGTGAAAATCAACCCGCAGATGATGCGGCTGCGTGGTGGTGCAGATGTGCTCGTGGCCACGCCAGGGCGGCTGATGGATCTGGCCCAGCAACACGCTGTGAAGCTCAACCGGGTGGAAATCCTGGTGCTCGATGAAGCCGATCGGATGCTCGATATGGGCTTCATCCGCGACATCCAGAAAATCCTGGCGTTGCTGCCGGCGAAGCGCCAAAACCTGCTGTTCTCAGCCACTTTTGAAGCCTCAATCAAAAAGTTGGCCACCGGCTTGCTGCACAACCCGGTGCAGCTGCAGGCCACCCCTGAGAACCGCACGGCCACCACGGTGGAGCACCTGCTCCATCCCTGCGATATGGCGCGCAAGCCGGATTTGCTCTGCCATCTGATTCGCAGCAACAACTGGCAGCAGGTGCTGGTGTTCTCCCGCACCAAGCATGGCGCCAATCGGATCGCTGATCGCTTGACTCAGGAAGGGATGGCGGCTGCCGCGATTCACGGCAACAAGAGCCAAGGTGCCCGTACGCGCGCGTTAGCGGGATTCAAGAGTGGTGAGCTGCGTGTGCTGGTTGCCACCGACATCGCTGCCCGAGGGATCGATATCCACCAGCTGCCGCACGTGGTGAATCTCGATCTGCCCAACCAGGCTGAAGATTATGTGCATCGCATCGGCCGTACCGGCCGTGCCGGCTGTAACGGTCATGCCGTGTCGCTGGTGGCGGCTGAGGAGCATGAGCTGCTGCGGGCCATCGAGCGCTTGATTGGTAATCCCCTGCCCAGTCAGGAAATCCCCGGCTTTGAGCGCACCATTCATTCCGCCCCACCGCTGGATCTCAGCGGTGGTCGCGGTCGCAGTGGGGGAGGTGGTCGTCGCGGCGGCGGCGGGCGTGGTCCCAGAGGTGAGGGCCGCAGTGCGCCGGCACGGCCGCGGCAGCGTTGA